From the genome of Pseudomonadota bacterium, one region includes:
- a CDS encoding ABC transporter ATP-binding protein, producing MPPSETNALEIRGLCKTYGNGRQALNGIDLTVRPGDFFALLGPNGAGKSTTIGIVTGLVNKTAGSVRVYGHDTDTALEAAKAEIGLVPQEINFSQFEPVIDIVVNQAGYYGIGRPLARERAEKYLKKLGLWERRHDRSRTLSGGLKRRLMIARALAHEPRLLILDEPTAGVDIELRRSMWDFLREMNRAGTTIILTTHYLEEAETLCRDIAIIDGGNIIENTSMKELIARLNTQTFVLDLGSPIAAAPVTDGYRFRLVDPSTLEVEVNKALGMNALFRHLSEMGIEVQSLRNKANRLEELFIHLLDRNNGSDAPA from the coding sequence ATGCCCCCTTCCGAGACCAATGCCCTCGAGATCCGGGGGCTTTGCAAGACCTACGGCAACGGCCGGCAAGCACTCAACGGCATCGACCTCACCGTTCGGCCCGGCGACTTCTTCGCATTGCTCGGCCCGAACGGCGCGGGCAAATCGACCACGATCGGGATCGTCACGGGGCTCGTCAACAAGACCGCGGGCAGCGTCCGGGTCTATGGGCACGACACCGACACCGCGCTCGAGGCGGCCAAGGCGGAGATCGGGCTCGTGCCCCAGGAGATCAATTTCTCGCAGTTCGAGCCGGTCATCGATATCGTCGTGAACCAGGCGGGGTACTACGGGATCGGCCGGCCGCTGGCCCGCGAGCGCGCCGAGAAGTACCTGAAGAAACTCGGGCTCTGGGAGCGCCGCCATGACCGCTCGCGCACGCTCTCCGGCGGCCTCAAACGCCGGCTCATGATCGCGCGCGCCCTCGCCCATGAGCCCCGGCTCCTGATCCTCGATGAGCCCACGGCCGGGGTGGATATCGAGCTTCGGCGTTCGATGTGGGATTTTCTGCGCGAGATGAACCGGGCGGGGACCACGATCATCCTGACGACCCATTATCTCGAGGAGGCCGAGACCTTGTGCCGCGACATCGCCATCATCGATGGCGGGAATATCATCGAGAACACCTCCATGAAAGAGCTCATCGCCCGGCTCAACACCCAGACCTTCGTCCTCGACCTCGGCTCACCGATCGCGGCGGCGCCCGTCACCGACGGCTATCGTTTCCGGCTCGTGGATCCCTCCACCCTGGAGGTCGAGGTCAACAAGGCGCTCGGCATGAACGCGCTCTTTCGGCATCTATCGGAAATGGGGATCGAGGTGCAGAGCCTGCGCAACAAGGCCAATCGCCTGGAGGAGCTGTTCATTCATCTCCTCGACCGGAACAATGGTTCGGATGCCCCGGCCTAG